The following coding sequences lie in one Peribacillus frigoritolerans genomic window:
- a CDS encoding HAMP domain-containing sensor histidine kinase, whose translation MNLMTKDLLINFLIILFPIFLLQMSYLVKYVYRLDALKRSFLSIFPILSLVLCMLFPVVIEEDFVWDLRWIPFLLGGLYGGYRLGIILIVITLVIRYLSGGDNGFYISCITFPLMGISLFFISKYYLKMSVSKKILIGISLIFIVHILTQFISTVVFELTIGISLWKQYFTIQVIGIVVVILLWEVILTNFQVLEKLVKAEKLQIVSHLAASISHEVRNPLTVTRGYIQMLSEDVSSHTKVKYANIALKELDRATDVINDYLTFAAISPENTERLRVSEEIQHVVNSIKPLASNNGTELKLSLFEDGAYYIMGERKKFQQCLFNILKNGIESMDHAGEIYIDLLRAASTIQIKIQDQGIGMTQEQIYRLGEPYFTTKNKGTGLGMMVSYSVIKSMEGTVHVSSVQGKGTCFSINLPIHKYEPI comes from the coding sequence ATGAATCTTATGACAAAAGATTTACTGATTAACTTTTTAATTATCCTTTTTCCGATCTTTTTATTGCAAATGAGCTATCTAGTGAAGTACGTATACCGTTTAGATGCATTAAAAAGATCCTTCCTATCGATTTTCCCTATTCTTTCACTTGTTCTATGCATGTTATTTCCCGTTGTTATAGAAGAGGATTTTGTTTGGGACCTTAGATGGATCCCTTTTCTATTAGGCGGTTTATATGGAGGCTACCGGTTAGGAATCATATTGATAGTCATCACTCTTGTTATCCGCTATTTATCAGGGGGTGATAATGGATTTTATATATCATGCATCACATTTCCACTAATGGGAATTTCCCTGTTTTTTATATCTAAGTACTACCTAAAAATGTCTGTCAGTAAAAAAATCCTTATTGGTATATCATTAATATTCATTGTCCATATTCTCACGCAGTTTATTTCAACAGTCGTATTTGAACTTACTATCGGCATAAGTCTATGGAAACAATACTTCACGATCCAAGTCATTGGAATCGTTGTTGTAATCTTACTATGGGAGGTCATCCTCACTAATTTTCAGGTTCTCGAAAAATTAGTGAAAGCGGAAAAATTGCAGATCGTTAGTCATCTTGCTGCAAGCATATCTCATGAAGTCAGAAATCCCCTTACAGTTACCAGGGGATATATTCAAATGTTAAGCGAAGACGTGTCTTCCCATACAAAGGTCAAATATGCAAATATTGCACTGAAGGAATTGGATCGGGCCACGGATGTCATTAATGATTATTTGACGTTTGCTGCCATAAGCCCTGAAAACACGGAGAGATTAAGGGTATCCGAAGAAATTCAGCATGTCGTGAACAGCATAAAACCCTTGGCTAGCAATAATGGAACAGAATTGAAATTATCCTTATTCGAAGATGGAGCTTATTATATCATGGGGGAAAGGAAGAAATTCCAGCAGTGCTTGTTCAATATCTTAAAGAATGGGATAGAATCGATGGACCATGCTGGCGAAATTTACATAGATTTACTTCGTGCTGCCTCCACCATCCAAATTAAGATCCAAGATCAGGGAATTGGAATGACACAGGAACAGATATACCGTTTAGGTGAGCCTTACTTCACGACAAAAAATAAAGGGACGGGATTAGGCATGATGGTTTCATATAGCGTTATCAAAAGCATGGAAGGAACGGTACATGTGTCAAGTGTACAAGGGAAAGGGACATGTTTCTCTATTAACCTGCCCATACATAAATACGAGCCTATTTAG
- a CDS encoding thiamine pyrophosphate-dependent dehydrogenase E1 component subunit alpha: METVQSNEIKLSQDKAYWMYKKMLEIRKFEDQVHESFAKGILPGFVHLYAGEEAVAVGVCAHLSEKDSITSTHRGHGHCIAKECDLNGMMAEIYGKVTGLCKGKGGSMHIADLDKGMLGANGIVGGGFPLACGAALTAKYKKTDHVSVCFFGDGANNHGTFHEGVNLAAIWKLPVIFIAENNGYGEATPFNYASSCKTIADRAISYNIPGVRVDGKDVLAVYKAAEEAVQRARRGEGPSLIECVTYRNYGHFEGDAQKYKKEQDKKEHKQEKDAIALFRNYLLNQNLLAEKELISLENAVEESIKQAVKFSEDSSYPEASDLLNDVYVSY, translated from the coding sequence ATGGAAACGGTACAATCGAATGAAATAAAGTTATCTCAGGACAAGGCTTATTGGATGTACAAAAAAATGCTGGAGATCAGAAAATTCGAAGACCAGGTTCATGAATCTTTTGCAAAGGGGATTTTACCAGGGTTTGTCCATTTGTATGCAGGGGAAGAAGCGGTTGCTGTCGGAGTATGTGCTCACCTATCCGAAAAGGACAGCATCACAAGCACCCACAGGGGGCATGGCCATTGTATTGCAAAAGAATGCGACCTTAACGGGATGATGGCTGAAATCTATGGGAAGGTGACAGGGCTTTGCAAAGGGAAAGGCGGTTCCATGCATATTGCCGATTTGGATAAAGGGATGTTAGGTGCGAACGGAATAGTCGGTGGTGGCTTTCCGCTCGCATGTGGGGCAGCATTAACTGCCAAATATAAAAAGACCGATCATGTTAGTGTTTGTTTTTTTGGTGATGGTGCCAACAATCATGGAACATTCCATGAAGGGGTAAATCTGGCGGCAATCTGGAAGCTGCCCGTTATATTCATCGCTGAAAATAATGGGTATGGGGAAGCCACGCCTTTCAACTATGCTTCAAGCTGTAAAACGATAGCCGATCGGGCGATAAGCTACAATATCCCGGGTGTCCGGGTTGATGGGAAAGATGTATTGGCTGTGTATAAGGCTGCTGAAGAAGCCGTTCAGAGGGCTCGCAGGGGAGAAGGCCCATCATTGATCGAATGCGTTACTTATCGTAATTATGGCCACTTCGAGGGAGATGCACAGAAGTACAAAAAAGAACAAGACAAAAAGGAGCATAAACAAGAGAAAGATGCGATTGCCCTATTTAGGAATTACTTGCTGAATCAGAATCTGCTGGCGGAAAAAGAACTGATTTCTCTTGAGAATGCCGTTGAGGAATCTATTAAACAAGCAGTCAAGTTCAGTGAAGATAGCTCGTATCCAGAGGCATCCGATTTATTAAACGATGTTTATGTATCCTATTAA
- a CDS encoding GTPase family protein: MVEKHDEMGSIFSFIKGQVDKLPISQSKKNKMLDQLLKLKTMTVDAREPRIALVGRRGSGKSSLINAMFGQERQYVSSVKSGTGKGKWLWYPSDAEPKIRLLDSRGLGESEAPTEQFEEETPLDELIKAVTEEQPDVFLFLIKAKETDSRIEEDLQELNKLRKIVKENHHYDVPVICVVTQVDELDPPHYKQTPFDANPKKKQNIDEAIALMSKRFKESEIPLLNIIPTCSYIDFDDSGNIEYDMRWNIDLLSDYLIEALPSEAKLKTAKAMQSQFVKKKFARTIVGTFTAIASLIGAEPIPFADFPILTGIQGLMIVVIGFIADKEINTKTASEFIAALGINVGIGLLVREGVRAAVRFIPGAGLVVSGAVAGAVTYGIGQAAIAYFLENKNIDQAKEAYKNANKEYKNEDIDS, from the coding sequence ATGGTGGAAAAACACGATGAAATGGGAAGCATATTCAGTTTCATTAAAGGCCAGGTAGATAAGCTGCCCATTTCACAATCGAAAAAGAACAAAATGCTCGACCAGCTCTTAAAGCTTAAAACGATGACAGTTGATGCAAGGGAACCGCGAATTGCTCTTGTCGGTAGGCGTGGTTCCGGAAAATCATCACTGATCAATGCGATGTTTGGTCAGGAACGGCAATATGTCAGTTCCGTTAAGTCCGGAACGGGAAAGGGAAAATGGCTATGGTACCCGAGTGATGCCGAGCCCAAAATTCGTTTGCTGGACTCCCGCGGGCTTGGTGAGAGTGAAGCTCCTACGGAACAGTTCGAAGAAGAAACACCATTGGATGAATTGATAAAAGCGGTAACAGAAGAACAGCCTGATGTGTTTCTTTTCTTGATTAAAGCAAAAGAAACGGATTCACGGATTGAAGAAGATTTACAAGAATTGAATAAGCTGCGCAAGATCGTTAAAGAGAATCACCATTATGATGTACCAGTCATATGTGTGGTCACCCAAGTGGATGAATTAGATCCGCCACATTATAAACAAACGCCTTTTGATGCCAATCCTAAGAAAAAACAGAATATTGATGAAGCCATCGCTTTGATGTCAAAAAGATTTAAAGAGAGTGAAATACCACTTTTGAACATCATTCCTACTTGTTCATATATTGATTTTGATGATAGTGGAAATATTGAATATGATATGCGTTGGAACATAGATTTGCTGTCTGATTACTTAATTGAGGCCTTACCCAGTGAAGCGAAGCTGAAGACAGCCAAAGCGATGCAGAGCCAATTCGTAAAGAAGAAATTCGCGCGGACGATAGTGGGAACGTTTACGGCAATCGCAAGTTTAATCGGTGCAGAGCCAATACCTTTTGCCGATTTTCCCATTTTGACCGGCATTCAAGGTTTGATGATTGTGGTGATTGGTTTTATCGCGGATAAAGAAATCAATACAAAAACGGCAAGTGAATTCATTGCAGCATTAGGGATCAATGTCGGAATCGGTCTCCTTGTCAGGGAAGGTGTCAGGGCTGCAGTCCGTTTCATCCCAGGAGCCGGCCTAGTCGTTTCGGGTGCGGTAGCGGGCGCAGTCACATATGGAATCGGGCAAGCAGCCATAGCTTACTTTCTCGAAAACAAAAATATTGATCAGGCTAAGGAAGCTTACAAGAACGCGAACAAAGAATATAAAAATGAAGACATCGACTCTTAA
- a CDS encoding (2Fe-2S) ferredoxin domain-containing protein: MSLDGVSKHLLICNGKTCTKNGAEEVTETIRAELKNLELQKEIHTTKTLCNGQCKHGPIAVLYPQGTWYKEMNKTKSKELIRQLKENDNVHLGSELYYHDGKTFKNHESG; encoded by the coding sequence ATGAGCTTAGATGGGGTTAGCAAACATCTATTAATTTGCAACGGGAAAACATGCACGAAAAATGGAGCAGAAGAAGTAACAGAGACTATTAGGGCGGAATTGAAAAACCTAGAACTACAAAAGGAGATTCACACAACAAAAACATTATGCAACGGCCAATGCAAGCATGGGCCGATCGCTGTTCTATATCCACAAGGAACCTGGTATAAAGAAATGAATAAAACAAAAAGTAAAGAACTTATTCGTCAATTGAAAGAAAATGACAATGTTCATCTAGGCTCTGAACTTTATTACCATGATGGGAAAACATTCAAGAACCATGAGAGTGGATGA
- a CDS encoding TetR/AcrR family transcriptional regulator, producing MSSSNKLSTDDKLLLAAIDLIAEKGYNGVTTQEIAGAAGLSEKTLFRRFGSKLNLLETAFDRYHYAEEMTRLFNEEQIVWDLHSDLQLISRTYHEIMNRNRKMIMISIKEEGNLPGFREKTQKHPRQLLEILTNYFNTMYEKGKLIHTDPELQALSFMMMNFGAFMNNLDGDGNYPTVSLEAFIMGSVQTFTRALTP from the coding sequence ATGAGCAGCAGTAATAAGCTAAGTACCGATGATAAGCTGCTGTTAGCGGCAATCGATCTAATCGCAGAGAAGGGGTACAATGGTGTTACTACTCAGGAAATTGCTGGTGCCGCAGGTTTGAGTGAAAAAACACTGTTTCGTCGGTTTGGAAGCAAGCTAAATCTTCTAGAAACAGCATTTGATCGATATCATTATGCCGAAGAGATGACAAGACTTTTTAATGAAGAGCAAATCGTGTGGGATTTACATTCAGACTTACAACTGATCAGTCGAACGTATCATGAAATCATGAATCGTAACCGGAAAATGATTATGATAAGTATCAAGGAGGAAGGCAATTTACCTGGGTTTCGAGAAAAAACACAAAAGCACCCTCGACAGTTACTGGAAATTTTGACAAACTATTTTAACACGATGTATGAAAAAGGAAAGCTTATCCACACAGACCCAGAGCTTCAGGCGTTGTCGTTCATGATGATGAATTTTGGTGCCTTTATGAACAATCTGGATGGTGATGGAAACTATCCAACCGTGTCCCTGGAGGCATTTATAATGGGGAGTGTACAAACATTTACTAGGGCTTTAACTCCCTAG
- a CDS encoding cation transporter — protein sequence MSSGHCIKAIKGRVEKLPGVNAVKANLD from the coding sequence ATGTCTAGTGGGCATTGCATTAAAGCGATTAAAGGTAGAGTAGAGAAATTACCTGGAGTTAACGCTGTGAAAGCAAACTTGGATTGA
- a CDS encoding NlpC/P60 family protein, whose product MKKIIASVVVTGLLLSNPLVSNAALGDRTLKSGMTHTEVKQLQGVLKNKGYFTNKNTTTYFGTITKSSVVKFQKSKGLKADGIVGPNTYKALGVRKNTAQKSNGNSSTNLVNNAKKYLGVSYVWGGSTPKGFDCSGFLKYVFEKSTDVNLPRTVAEIYKKGNKVSSPKVGDLVFFETYKTGASHAGIYIGGNQFIHSSSSKGVSITSMNNSYWSERYLGAKSYN is encoded by the coding sequence ATGAAAAAAATTATAGCTTCAGTTGTAGTGACTGGATTGTTACTTTCAAATCCTTTGGTTAGTAATGCTGCATTAGGAGATCGTACGTTAAAAAGTGGAATGACTCATACAGAAGTAAAACAATTACAAGGGGTTTTAAAGAATAAAGGGTACTTCACTAATAAAAACACTACTACATATTTTGGAACAATCACTAAAAGTTCGGTAGTGAAATTTCAAAAAAGTAAGGGCTTGAAAGCTGACGGTATTGTAGGTCCGAATACATATAAGGCTTTGGGGGTTAGGAAAAACACTGCTCAAAAGTCAAACGGTAATTCATCTACTAATCTGGTAAATAACGCTAAAAAATATTTGGGTGTATCCTATGTATGGGGAGGGAGTACACCAAAAGGTTTTGATTGCAGCGGATTTTTAAAATATGTTTTCGAAAAAAGTACTGATGTGAATTTGCCTAGAACTGTTGCGGAAATATATAAGAAGGGGAATAAGGTTTCTTCGCCAAAAGTTGGGGATCTTGTTTTTTTTGAAACCTATAAAACTGGCGCCTCTCATGCGGGCATTTATATTGGAGGGAACCAATTCATTCATAGTTCCTCCTCAAAAGGTGTAAGTATTACTTCGATGAATAATAGCTATTGGTCAGAAAGATATTTAGGTGCAAAATCATATAATTGA
- a CDS encoding NADPH-dependent FMN reductase, whose product MGIILGSTRIGRVSPQVGNWVKEIADEREDANYEIVDIADFNLPFVGEGTGKERGLLAWSEKLSSLDGFVFIVQEYNHSITGALKNALDSARDEWNNKAAGIVSYGSTGGARAAEHLRGILGELLVADVRVNPTLSLFTDFENFKTFKPADLHRGNVHAMLDQTIAWSGALKRLR is encoded by the coding sequence ATGGGAATTATCTTAGGAAGCACACGAATAGGACGCGTAAGTCCACAAGTGGGAAATTGGGTTAAAGAAATAGCTGATGAACGAGAAGATGCAAATTATGAAATCGTCGATATCGCAGATTTTAACTTGCCATTTGTTGGAGAAGGCACTGGTAAAGAACGTGGATTATTAGCTTGGTCAGAAAAACTTTCTAGCTTGGATGGTTTTGTGTTTATCGTACAAGAATACAATCACAGTATTACAGGGGCATTAAAAAACGCACTTGATTCCGCACGTGATGAATGGAACAACAAAGCTGCGGGCATCGTGAGCTATGGTTCAACTGGCGGAGCCCGAGCAGCCGAACATTTGCGCGGCATCTTAGGGGAATTACTAGTTGCGGACGTTCGGGTAAATCCAACATTATCGCTTTTTACAGACTTTGAAAACTTCAAAACGTTTAAACCAGCTGATTTACACCGTGGTAATGTCCATGCAATGTTAGATCAAACGATTGCATGGAGCGGTGCCTTAAAAAGATTACGATAA
- a CDS encoding serine hydrolase domain-containing protein yields the protein MKTQNINIQKLMEDYNVSGLSIAEIDGGYIRSTECYGFLEAETDKRVESNSIFNACSISKFLTSILVMKLTEQSILDLDENVNEKLSSWKVPHNELNKNKKVTLRNLLSHQSGVIDPEGSFIEFDSRLGNPTMVELLEGRTPYCKAPIEIKYEPGSTFQYSDAGFCIIQLLIEDVTGKLFKEVMIEHIFQPLNMENSTFEFPTSEATKKYFSCGHNKSGELVNGKYPIYPYPAASGLWTTPTDLALLVIELMNSLNGESKLKLSVSKAIEVINSQGCKEWTGLGIFLDKNEKGIEISSLGWGVGFQCMMVAYPYLETGIVIMINTDLGVHQLKGIIGKVYNAYF from the coding sequence ATGAAAACACAAAATATCAACATTCAAAAGCTCATGGAAGATTATAATGTTTCTGGATTAAGCATTGCAGAAATTGATGGTGGTTACATAAGAAGTACAGAATGCTATGGTTTTCTTGAAGCAGAAACAGATAAAAGAGTGGAAAGTAATTCTATATTTAATGCTTGTTCAATCAGTAAATTTTTAACCTCAATTCTAGTGATGAAATTGACGGAACAAAGTATTCTTGATTTAGATGAGAATGTAAATGAAAAACTTTCATCGTGGAAGGTTCCTCATAATGAACTAAATAAAAATAAAAAAGTTACATTAAGAAATTTACTTAGTCACCAATCTGGTGTTATTGACCCCGAAGGAAGTTTTATTGAATTCGATTCGAGGTTAGGTAACCCCACAATGGTCGAGCTTTTAGAAGGAAGAACACCCTATTGTAAAGCTCCTATTGAAATTAAGTATGAGCCTGGGAGCACCTTTCAATATTCAGACGCAGGTTTTTGCATTATACAGCTTTTGATAGAAGACGTTACTGGAAAACTTTTTAAGGAAGTAATGATTGAACATATTTTTCAACCATTAAATATGGAAAATAGCACATTTGAATTTCCAACATCAGAAGCAACCAAAAAATATTTCTCTTGCGGTCATAACAAAAGTGGAGAATTAGTAAATGGAAAATATCCAATATATCCATATCCAGCAGCTTCTGGGTTATGGACAACGCCTACAGATTTAGCTCTTTTGGTCATTGAATTAATGAATTCTTTAAATGGTGAAAGTAAGCTTAAGCTTTCAGTAAGTAAAGCAATTGAAGTTATAAATTCCCAAGGTTGTAAAGAGTGGACTGGGCTAGGAATTTTCCTAGATAAAAACGAAAAGGGAATTGAGATTTCATCTCTTGGTTGGGGCGTTGGTTTTCAATGTATGATGGTAGCTTATCCTTATTTAGAAACGGGAATAGTCATTATGATAAATACCGATCTAGGTGTTCATCAATTAAAAGGTATTATTGGTAAAGTCTACAATGCTTATTTTTAA
- a CDS encoding acetoacetate--CoA ligase codes for MKSLTDGQIIWEPTKEQIEQTVLTQYVKWLKEKKGITFHDYHELWKWSVDELEEFWASIWDYCDVKAARKYDRVLAEQSMPGAKWFEGARLNYAENALWNEQEEKTAIFFRSEHIRQQEVSWKELKEKVASVAHSLRKLGVKSGDRVVAYMPNIPEAVIAFLATASIGAIWSSCSPDFGARSVIDRFKQIEPVVLLAVDGYQYNGNVYDKTSVVSQLKQELVTVKHTVLVPYIEKKILDMNLADTVPWDDLLKEKAELSFENVPFDHPLWILYSSGTTGMPKPIVQGHGGILLEHLKSTRIHQGMTSEDTVFWFTTTGWMMWNLLMGGLLNEGTIVLYDGSPSFPNMDALWELAEDTGMTFFGTSAPFLTNSMKLGNKPMGKYDLSKLKALFSTGAPLSGDGYKWVYENVKKDIWLSSSSGGTDVCAGFVGGVPTLPVRIGEIQGRALGVCAEAFDEHGQTLINVVGELVITKPMPSMPLYFWNDHDGTRYYESYFDTYPGIWKHGDWIKIDDKGSCIIYGRSDSTINRSGVRMGTSDIYRVVEAIDEVMESLVIDREVLGRGSSLLLFLVLKPGNSLDTALTAKIKEQIRGQVSPRFIPDQIHVVEQIPKTLNGKKMEVPIRKVLLGFEFDKVVNADSMGNPESLQFFKELALELNEKKIF; via the coding sequence ATGAAATCGCTTACAGATGGACAAATCATTTGGGAACCGACAAAGGAACAAATCGAGCAAACGGTATTGACTCAATATGTGAAATGGTTAAAAGAAAAGAAAGGTATAACATTTCATGATTATCATGAATTATGGAAATGGTCGGTAGATGAACTGGAGGAATTTTGGGCTTCAATTTGGGATTATTGTGATGTAAAAGCAGCCAGGAAATATGACAGGGTTTTAGCGGAGCAATCAATGCCAGGTGCGAAATGGTTCGAGGGGGCAAGGCTTAATTATGCTGAAAATGCATTATGGAATGAGCAAGAAGAGAAAACTGCGATTTTTTTTCGTTCCGAACACATCAGGCAGCAGGAAGTCAGCTGGAAAGAGCTGAAAGAAAAAGTAGCTTCTGTCGCCCATTCATTAAGGAAACTTGGTGTGAAATCCGGTGACCGTGTTGTTGCCTATATGCCAAACATACCTGAAGCTGTCATAGCTTTCCTGGCAACAGCAAGCATAGGTGCCATTTGGTCCAGTTGTTCACCTGACTTTGGGGCAAGAAGCGTCATAGATCGTTTCAAACAGATTGAACCAGTTGTATTACTGGCGGTTGATGGATATCAGTACAATGGAAATGTATATGATAAAACATCAGTCGTCTCCCAGCTTAAACAGGAATTGGTCACTGTAAAGCATACCGTGCTGGTTCCTTACATAGAAAAAAAGATTTTGGATATGAATCTGGCAGATACGGTTCCTTGGGATGACCTTTTAAAAGAAAAGGCAGAATTATCTTTTGAAAATGTTCCGTTCGATCATCCGCTTTGGATTCTCTATTCATCCGGTACAACCGGAATGCCAAAACCAATTGTACAAGGGCATGGCGGTATATTATTGGAGCATTTAAAATCAACAAGAATCCATCAAGGCATGACTTCCGAGGATACTGTATTCTGGTTTACGACTACAGGCTGGATGATGTGGAATCTCCTTATGGGCGGTTTGCTTAATGAAGGGACCATCGTCCTTTATGACGGCAGTCCTTCTTTTCCGAATATGGATGCCCTTTGGGAATTGGCTGAAGATACAGGCATGACCTTCTTTGGAACAAGTGCACCATTCCTTACGAATTCCATGAAGTTAGGAAACAAGCCAATGGGAAAATATGATTTATCAAAATTGAAGGCTCTTTTTTCAACTGGGGCTCCATTGTCTGGCGACGGTTATAAATGGGTGTATGAGAATGTCAAGAAGGATATCTGGCTCAGTTCATCCAGTGGCGGAACCGATGTTTGTGCCGGGTTTGTAGGTGGCGTTCCAACATTGCCCGTAAGAATCGGAGAGATACAAGGAAGGGCATTGGGTGTTTGTGCAGAAGCTTTTGATGAGCATGGTCAAACATTGATTAATGTAGTCGGTGAATTGGTCATTACCAAACCGATGCCATCCATGCCGCTATACTTCTGGAATGATCATGATGGGACAAGATACTACGAGAGTTATTTCGATACGTATCCTGGCATATGGAAACATGGTGATTGGATAAAGATTGACGACAAGGGCAGCTGTATCATTTATGGTCGTTCCGACTCGACGATCAACCGTTCTGGTGTACGGATGGGAACTAGCGATATCTACCGGGTCGTCGAAGCGATCGACGAGGTGATGGAAAGCCTTGTCATTGATAGGGAAGTGCTTGGCCGCGGTTCCTCACTGCTGCTGTTTCTTGTCCTTAAGCCCGGTAATAGCCTGGATACAGCATTGACGGCAAAAATCAAGGAACAAATCAGAGGGCAAGTGTCCCCTCGCTTTATCCCTGACCAAATCCATGTCGTTGAACAAATTCCTAAAACGTTGAACGGAAAGAAAATGGAAGTCCCGATACGTAAAGTGTTATTAGGTTTCGAGTTTGATAAAGTAGTCAATGCAGACTCCATGGGAAATCCAGAATCGCTACAGTTCTTTAAAGAATTAGCTCTCGAGTTGAATGAGAAAAAAATATTCTAG
- a CDS encoding antibiotic biosynthesis monooxygenase family protein — MKSSNTIVWINVFTAKPGKLDELVAIQAEELLNFKKGSQGVPGWISSRWHRSVDNNKAIMVTTFESIDFHENWLEKSEFREHLNKINHLIEDTEGGYYTLVEEIENM; from the coding sequence ATGAAATCAAGTAATACAATAGTATGGATTAATGTATTTACAGCTAAACCAGGCAAACTAGATGAATTGGTTGCTATCCAAGCTGAAGAACTACTCAATTTTAAGAAGGGATCACAAGGTGTTCCTGGTTGGATCAGTAGCCGTTGGCATCGTTCTGTGGATAATAATAAGGCAATTATGGTAACTACCTTTGAGAGTATTGATTTTCATGAAAATTGGTTAGAAAAAAGTGAATTTAGAGAACATCTTAACAAAATAAACCATCTCATTGAAGATACAGAAGGTGGGTACTACACGTTAGTGGAAGAGATTGAAAATATGTAA
- a CDS encoding acyl-CoA dehydrogenase family protein, with translation MSFFQSQKQKEYIQKLEEAIQSFSGRSEALDDSKGFPFENIQELKEFGYPQLTLAKEDGGYGGSLYDFLLCQEKIAQYCGPTALGIGWHVGTVLSLTEKRPWEKDVMKELFDEVSKGALINTAASEAGTGSPTRGGRPETIAIKKGKQWNLNGRKTFTTLSPILDIFLVTAWVPEDECLGTFLVHRDVTGVSIEETWDMISMQGTGSHDLVLTDVSLPEKYYVMKSNPGEKRKPEAWLLHIPACYLGIAVAARNYAVEFAKTYSPNSLPGPIRDLPNVQRTIGEMELELGEAHHFLYSVAEKWVRQPEDHDELSKQLGAVKLSVVNKSISIVDKAMRVVGAKSLQRNNPLQRYYRDVRAGLHNPPMDDATITMLAKSALY, from the coding sequence ATGTCGTTTTTTCAATCACAGAAGCAAAAAGAATATATCCAAAAATTAGAGGAAGCGATTCAGTCCTTTTCCGGCCGATCTGAGGCACTTGATGATTCTAAGGGATTTCCTTTTGAAAACATTCAGGAGTTAAAGGAATTCGGATATCCCCAATTAACGTTAGCAAAAGAGGATGGGGGGTACGGCGGTTCCTTATATGATTTTCTTCTATGCCAAGAAAAAATAGCTCAATATTGCGGCCCAACAGCCTTAGGAATAGGCTGGCATGTCGGAACCGTCCTCTCCTTAACGGAGAAGAGACCGTGGGAAAAAGATGTCATGAAAGAGTTGTTTGATGAAGTGTCTAAAGGTGCTCTAATCAATACGGCTGCATCTGAGGCTGGAACGGGGAGCCCGACGCGCGGAGGCCGACCGGAAACGATCGCTATCAAAAAGGGTAAACAATGGAATTTGAATGGCAGAAAGACTTTTACTACACTCTCTCCCATCCTTGATATTTTTCTTGTAACGGCATGGGTACCCGAGGATGAGTGTTTAGGCACTTTTTTAGTTCATCGTGATGTAACGGGTGTAAGTATAGAAGAAACTTGGGATATGATCTCCATGCAGGGGACAGGAAGTCATGATTTGGTGTTAACTGATGTCAGCCTGCCTGAAAAGTATTATGTCATGAAAAGCAATCCTGGTGAAAAAAGAAAACCTGAAGCGTGGCTATTACATATACCGGCTTGCTACTTGGGAATTGCAGTGGCTGCCAGAAATTATGCAGTCGAATTTGCGAAAACCTATTCTCCCAATAGCTTACCAGGACCAATCAGGGACCTTCCGAATGTTCAACGTACAATTGGGGAGATGGAACTGGAATTGGGGGAAGCACACCATTTCCTCTACTCTGTCGCAGAAAAATGGGTGCGGCAGCCTGAAGATCATGATGAATTATCGAAGCAATTGGGTGCTGTTAAGTTATCGGTCGTCAACAAATCGATTTCAATCGTCGATAAAGCGATGAGAGTCGTCGGGGCCAAAAGTTTACAACGAAACAATCCCCTGCAACGCTACTATAGGGATGTACGCGCAGGTCTCCATAATCCTCCGATGGATGATGCGACTATAACGATGCTCGCAAAATCCGCTCTTTATTAA